A region of Mycolicibacterium brumae DNA encodes the following proteins:
- a CDS encoding sulfate ABC transporter substrate-binding protein has product MTLPIRSRRRALAALALTVTLSAGCGGGPSDVPGGENRDADTILTLVAYAVPEPGWSTVIPAFAATPEGEGVDVTTSYGASGDQSRSVVDGKPADLVNFSVEPDVARLVKAGKVAEDWDSGVTRGIPFGSVVALVVRPGNPKNIHDWDDLLAPDVEVVTPSPLSSGSAKWNLLAPYAAKSDGGKDPQAGLDFVRTLVDEHVRTRPASGREATDVFLRGTGDVLLSYENEAINSKRRGDAIEYVVPDQTFRIENPVAVTSTSRHQKQAVALNNYLYTQAGQRLWAEAGFRPVDPAVAAEYSREFPAPQKLWTIEDLGGWDVVDPALFDKENGSITAIYKQATG; this is encoded by the coding sequence ATGACCCTGCCAATCAGATCCCGTCGGCGCGCGCTCGCCGCGCTGGCCCTGACGGTCACGCTGTCGGCCGGCTGCGGGGGCGGGCCCAGCGATGTCCCCGGCGGGGAGAACCGGGACGCCGACACCATCCTGACCCTGGTCGCCTACGCGGTTCCCGAGCCCGGTTGGAGCACCGTCATCCCGGCGTTCGCCGCCACCCCCGAGGGCGAGGGCGTCGACGTCACCACCTCCTACGGCGCCTCCGGCGACCAGTCCCGCTCGGTGGTCGACGGCAAACCCGCCGACCTGGTCAACTTCTCCGTCGAACCCGACGTCGCCCGGCTGGTCAAAGCAGGCAAGGTGGCCGAGGACTGGGATTCCGGCGTGACCCGTGGCATCCCGTTCGGCTCCGTCGTCGCGCTGGTGGTGCGCCCCGGCAACCCGAAGAACATCCACGACTGGGACGACCTGCTGGCGCCGGACGTCGAGGTGGTCACCCCGAGCCCGTTGAGTTCCGGTTCGGCGAAATGGAACCTGCTGGCCCCCTACGCCGCCAAGAGCGACGGCGGCAAGGACCCGCAAGCCGGACTGGACTTCGTCCGCACGCTGGTCGACGAACACGTCCGCACCCGGCCCGCCTCCGGCCGGGAGGCCACCGACGTGTTCCTGCGCGGCACCGGCGACGTGCTGCTGAGCTACGAGAACGAAGCGATCAACTCGAAACGGCGCGGCGACGCCATCGAGTACGTCGTCCCGGACCAGACCTTCCGGATCGAGAATCCGGTCGCGGTCACCAGCACCAGCCGGCACCAGAAGCAGGCCGTCGCGCTGAACAACTACCTCTACACCCAGGCCGGCCAGCGACTGTGGGCCGAAGCCGGATTCCGGCCGGTGGACCCCGCGGTGGCAGCCGAGTACTCCCGCGAGTTCCCGGCCCCGCAGAAGCTCTGGACCATCGAGGACCTCGGCGGCTGGGACGTCGTCGACCCGGCGCTGTTCGACAAGGAGAACGGCTCCATCACCGCGATCTACAAGCAGGCCACCGGATGA
- a CDS encoding sulfate/molybdate ABC transporter ATP-binding protein codes for MSTDNAITVTGANKHYGDFAALDNVDFVVPSGSLTALLGPSGSGKSTLLRAIAGLDHPDSGTITINGRDVTGVPPQKRGIGFVFQHYAAFKHLSVRDNVAFGLKIRKRPKDEIAEKVDNLLEVVGLAGFQNRYPSQLSGGQRQRMALARALAVDPEVLLLDEPFGALDAKVRDDLRTWLRRLHDEVHVTTVLVTHDQAEALDVADRVAVLNKGRVEQVGSPDDVYDSPANAFVMGFLGTVSSLNGILVRPHDIRVGRNPELAIAASDGTAESTGVTRAVVDRVVRLGFEVRVELTSALTGEPFTAQITRGDAEALQITPGETVYVRATRVPPVAGEPQTAEG; via the coding sequence ATGTCCACCGACAACGCCATCACGGTCACCGGCGCCAATAAGCACTACGGTGACTTCGCGGCGCTGGACAACGTCGACTTCGTCGTCCCGTCCGGGTCGCTGACCGCGCTGCTGGGCCCCAGCGGTTCCGGCAAATCCACTCTGCTGCGGGCCATCGCCGGCCTGGACCACCCCGATTCGGGCACCATCACCATCAACGGCCGCGATGTCACCGGGGTGCCGCCGCAGAAGCGCGGCATCGGGTTCGTGTTCCAGCACTACGCGGCGTTCAAGCACCTGAGCGTGCGGGACAACGTCGCGTTCGGGCTGAAGATCCGCAAGCGGCCCAAGGACGAGATCGCCGAGAAGGTGGACAACCTGCTCGAGGTGGTGGGGCTGGCCGGCTTCCAGAACCGGTACCCCAGCCAGCTTTCCGGCGGTCAGCGGCAGCGGATGGCGCTGGCCCGGGCGCTGGCCGTCGACCCGGAGGTGCTGCTGCTCGACGAGCCGTTCGGCGCCCTGGACGCCAAGGTCCGCGACGACCTGCGCACCTGGCTGCGCCGGTTGCACGACGAGGTGCACGTCACCACCGTGCTGGTCACCCACGACCAGGCCGAGGCCCTCGACGTCGCCGACCGGGTCGCGGTGCTCAACAAGGGCCGCGTCGAGCAGGTCGGCTCACCCGATGACGTTTACGATTCCCCGGCCAACGCCTTCGTGATGGGCTTTTTGGGCACGGTGAGCTCGCTGAACGGAATCCTGGTGCGCCCGCACGATATTCGCGTCGGCCGCAACCCGGAGTTGGCCATCGCGGCCAGCGACGGCACCGCGGAGAGCACCGGGGTGACCCGCGCCGTGGTGGACCGGGTGGTGCGGCTGGGCTTCGAGGTCCGCGTCGAGCTGACCAGCGCGCTGACCGGTGAGCCGTTCACCGCCCAGATCACCCGCGGGGACGCCGAGGCGCTGCAGATCACCCCCGGCGAGACGGTGTACGTGCGGGCCACCCGGGTGCCGCCGGTCGCTGGGGAGCCCCAGACCGCCGAGGGCTGA
- a CDS encoding GntR family transcriptional regulator — protein sequence MTAEITAAPGSAPPRRSRADQARLVSDVLWHQIHSGGHADGLPGEAELAAGFFVSRNAAREALATLAAEGLIDRATRVGTHVAVRKFDHGLDELVGLKETFSGYGEIRNEVRAATAVSAPPAIAERLGVPPGAEVVFIERLRFLGDLPLSLDTTYLVREIGAEVLRRSLESNDVFALIEQVTGRRLGAATLAVEAVAADAHSAALLRLPPAAPVLLMERLTHADDGAPVDLEYIRMRGDRITLRGNLTRTDGEQS from the coding sequence ATGACCGCCGAGATCACCGCCGCCCCCGGGTCCGCGCCGCCGCGCCGGTCCCGGGCCGACCAGGCCCGCCTGGTCAGCGACGTGTTGTGGCACCAGATCCACTCCGGCGGGCACGCCGACGGGCTGCCCGGGGAAGCCGAACTGGCCGCGGGCTTCTTCGTGTCCCGCAACGCCGCCCGCGAAGCGCTGGCGACGCTGGCCGCCGAGGGCCTGATCGACCGGGCGACCCGGGTCGGAACCCACGTCGCGGTCCGCAAGTTCGACCACGGACTGGATGAGCTCGTCGGATTGAAGGAGACCTTCTCCGGCTACGGCGAGATTCGCAACGAGGTGCGCGCCGCCACCGCGGTGAGCGCGCCGCCGGCGATCGCCGAGCGACTCGGCGTGCCACCCGGGGCCGAGGTGGTGTTCATCGAACGCCTGCGGTTCCTGGGCGACCTGCCGTTAAGCCTGGACACCACCTACCTGGTCCGTGAGATCGGCGCCGAGGTGCTGCGACGGTCGTTGGAATCCAACGATGTCTTCGCCCTGATCGAACAGGTCACCGGACGACGGTTGGGCGCGGCCACCCTGGCGGTGGAAGCGGTTGCCGCCGACGCGCATTCGGCAGCGCTGCTGCGACTGCCGCCCGCCGCGCCGGTGCTGTTGATGGAACGCCTCACCCACGCCGACGACGGAGCCCCCGTCGACCTGGAATACATCCGGATGCGCGGCGACCGGATCACGCTGCGCGGCAACCTCACCCGAACGGACGGAGAACAGTCATGA
- a CDS encoding 4Fe-4S dicluster domain-containing protein: protein MSLVNQRVDVPVTIDESLCIEGCNLCVEVCPLDSLAINTETGKAFMYVDECWYCGPCAARCPTGAVTVNMPYLIR, encoded by the coding sequence ATGAGCCTGGTCAATCAGCGCGTCGACGTGCCGGTCACCATCGATGAGTCACTGTGCATCGAGGGCTGCAACCTCTGCGTGGAGGTCTGCCCACTGGACTCACTGGCCATCAACACCGAAACCGGCAAGGCGTTCATGTACGTCGACGAGTGCTGGTACTGCGGACCGTGCGCGGCCCGCTGCCCCACCGGGGCCGTCACGGTCAATATGCCCTACCTCATCCGCTGA
- a CDS encoding IS3 family transposase (programmed frameshift), which produces MGTKKRASYTPKYRHEAAHLVIDTGRSIAEVAREIGVGEALLGRWVGIERAQMDSAPEALDADERAELERLRVEVSELRMDREFLKKSRSLLREGDRSEPAEAFALIDAEKAMFGVSRCARLLGVSRSGYYKWVKARDAGPGPRAQRRAELTVAVKAAHEESDGVDGAPRILATLRRQGETVSRKTVAKIMVDNGIEGISPRTWRPPTTIVDDRAHTLPDLVGRRFDQGALNKVWTSDITYLGTDEGWLYLCAVRDGCSRRVLGYAFAETLHTDVVEAALRRAHLFRDPATGPMERVIFHADRGCQYTSAQMFSVAEELNVRQSVGRTGVCWDNAQQESFWSTLKSEFYHRWHFATHAEAIHAVANWIENVYNWRRLHSSLGYLSPVDFETLMINQAEQAA; this is translated from the exons GTGGGCACGAAGAAGAGGGCGTCGTATACGCCGAAGTATCGGCATGAGGCCGCGCATTTGGTGATTGACACCGGGCGCTCGATTGCCGAGGTGGCCCGAGAAATCGGGGTTGGTGAGGCGTTGCTGGGCCGCTGGGTGGGTATTGAGCGCGCACAGATGGATTCGGCACCGGAAGCCTTGGACGCTGATGAGCGCGCTGAGTTGGAGCGCCTGCGGGTGGAGGTTTCTGAATTGCGAATGGATCGGGAGTTTCTAA AAAAAAGCCGCAGCCTTCTTCGCGAAGGAGACCGGTCCGAACCCGCCGAGGCGTTCGCACTGATCGACGCGGAGAAGGCCATGTTCGGTGTCAGCCGGTGCGCTCGACTGCTGGGGGTCTCTCGCTCGGGTTACTACAAGTGGGTCAAAGCCCGCGACGCCGGGCCCGGCCCGCGCGCGCAGCGGCGCGCCGAGCTCACCGTGGCGGTCAAGGCTGCCCATGAGGAATCCGACGGGGTCGACGGCGCTCCGCGGATCCTTGCGACGCTGCGCCGGCAGGGCGAAACCGTGTCTCGTAAGACAGTGGCGAAGATCATGGTGGACAATGGAATTGAGGGAATCAGCCCGCGCACATGGCGCCCGCCGACCACGATCGTTGATGATCGGGCGCACACGTTGCCGGATCTGGTGGGCCGGCGTTTCGACCAGGGCGCGTTGAACAAGGTGTGGACCTCTGACATCACCTACCTGGGTACCGACGAGGGCTGGTTGTACCTGTGTGCGGTCCGTGACGGTTGCTCGCGTCGGGTACTGGGATACGCGTTCGCCGAAACCTTGCACACCGACGTGGTGGAGGCCGCGCTGCGCCGGGCGCACCTGTTCCGGGACCCGGCGACGGGACCGATGGAGCGAGTGATTTTCCATGCGGATCGCGGGTGCCAGTACACCTCGGCGCAGATGTTCTCCGTGGCCGAGGAATTGAATGTGCGTCAGTCCGTCGGGCGAACCGGGGTGTGTTGGGACAATGCGCAGCAGGAGAGTTTCTGGTCGACATTGAAATCGGAGTTTTATCACCGATGGCATTTCGCCACGCACGCTGAAGCTATTCACGCGGTAGCGAATTGGATTGAGAACGTGTACAATTGGCGTCGGCTCCATAGTTCACTCGGGTATCTCAGTCCAGTGGATTTCGAGACATTGATGATCAACCAAGCGGAGCAAGCCGCTTAA
- the cysW gene encoding sulfate ABC transporter permease subunit CysW: MTLSPAIRYLLRFTALAYVGLLVVVPVGLILYRTFEPGFAYFWSWITTPAAISALNLTLLTVAIVVPLNVIFGVPTALVLARRRFRGKSLLQAVIDLPFAVSPVVVGVALILLWGSSGLLGFLENDFGIKIIFGFPGIVLASIFVTVPFVIREVEPVLHELGSDQEEAAATLGATGWQTFWRITLPSIRWGLTYGIVLTVARTLGEFGAVIMVASNLPGQSQTLTLLVADRYNLGNEYGALALSTLLMTVAVLVLVVQIVLDARRKSSAE; encoded by the coding sequence ATGACCCTGTCCCCGGCGATCCGCTACCTGCTGCGCTTCACCGCGCTGGCCTACGTCGGCCTGCTCGTGGTGGTGCCCGTCGGGCTGATCCTGTACCGCACCTTCGAACCGGGCTTCGCCTACTTCTGGTCCTGGATCACCACCCCGGCGGCCATCTCCGCGCTGAACCTGACCCTGCTGACGGTGGCGATCGTGGTGCCGCTGAACGTCATCTTCGGGGTGCCCACCGCCCTGGTGCTGGCCCGGCGGCGATTCCGCGGCAAGAGCCTGCTGCAGGCCGTCATCGACCTGCCGTTCGCCGTGTCGCCGGTGGTGGTCGGCGTCGCGCTGATCCTGCTGTGGGGATCCTCGGGCCTGCTCGGGTTCCTGGAGAACGACTTCGGGATCAAGATCATCTTCGGCTTCCCCGGCATCGTGCTGGCGTCGATCTTCGTCACCGTTCCGTTCGTCATCCGCGAGGTCGAACCGGTGCTGCACGAGCTGGGCTCCGATCAGGAGGAGGCCGCCGCGACGCTGGGGGCCACCGGCTGGCAGACGTTCTGGCGGATCACCCTGCCGTCGATCCGCTGGGGCCTGACCTACGGCATCGTGCTGACCGTCGCCCGCACCCTCGGTGAGTTCGGCGCGGTGATCATGGTGGCCTCCAACCTGCCCGGCCAATCCCAGACACTGACGCTGCTGGTCGCCGACCGCTACAACCTCGGCAACGAGTACGGCGCGCTGGCGCTGTCCACCCTGCTGATGACGGTGGCGGTGCTGGTGCTGGTCGTCCAGATCGTGCTCGACGCCCGCCGCAAGAGCTCAGCGGAATAG
- the cysT gene encoding sulfate ABC transporter permease subunit CysT, which yields MTAVTGANTIPPEPVSAPAPGPRRGRMSLQIGLATMWLSLIVLLPLAAILLQSAKGGWAAFWAAVTSNAALESFRVTIGVSFGVAAVNAVAGLLVAWVLTRDDFPGKRLVDTVIDLPFALPTIVASLVMLALYGPHSPLGIQLQHTKWGIGVALLFVTLPFVVRSVQPVLIELDQEVEQAAASLGANGRTIFIKVVLPALLPALLSGAGLAFSRAIGEYGSVVLIGGAIPGETEVSSQWIRTLIENDDPTGAAAISIVLLSISFTVLFILRTVGSRAARREEQAQ from the coding sequence ATGACCGCCGTCACCGGGGCCAACACCATCCCGCCGGAGCCGGTCTCCGCGCCTGCGCCCGGCCCGCGCCGCGGCCGGATGTCGCTGCAGATCGGCTTGGCCACCATGTGGCTGTCGCTGATCGTGCTGCTGCCGCTGGCGGCGATTCTGCTGCAGTCCGCCAAGGGCGGCTGGGCGGCGTTCTGGGCGGCCGTCACCTCCAATGCCGCGCTGGAGTCGTTCCGGGTCACCATCGGCGTCTCGTTCGGCGTCGCCGCGGTCAACGCGGTCGCCGGGCTGCTGGTGGCCTGGGTGCTGACCCGCGACGACTTCCCCGGAAAACGGCTCGTCGACACCGTCATCGACCTGCCGTTCGCGCTGCCCACCATCGTGGCGAGCCTGGTGATGCTGGCCCTGTACGGGCCGCACAGCCCGCTCGGCATCCAGCTGCAGCACACCAAGTGGGGCATCGGGGTGGCACTGCTGTTCGTCACGCTGCCGTTCGTGGTCCGCTCCGTGCAGCCGGTGCTGATCGAACTGGACCAGGAAGTGGAGCAGGCCGCGGCGTCGTTGGGCGCCAACGGCCGGACCATCTTCATCAAGGTGGTGCTGCCGGCGCTACTGCCCGCGCTGCTATCCGGGGCCGGGCTGGCGTTCTCCCGCGCGATCGGCGAGTACGGCTCGGTGGTGCTCATCGGTGGCGCCATCCCCGGCGAAACCGAGGTGTCCTCGCAATGGATCCGCACCCTGATCGAGAACGACGACCCGACCGGCGCGGCAGCCATCTCGATCGTGCTGCTGAGCATCTCGTTCACCGTGCTGTTCATCCTGCGGACCGTCGGATCCCGGGCCGCGCGCCGTGAAGAGCAGGCCCAGTAG
- a CDS encoding sirohydrochlorin chelatase produces MRIARLVTLVLTAHGSADPRSATVTRAIAGRIRRIRPDLDVRVAFCEQSFPALPDVLGSLRGPAVVTPLLLADAYHSRVDIPALIAASGVEARQAPVLGNDPALLAVFRQRLTEVGVSRHDDGLGVIVAAVGSSDPSANAATAEVARRVASGTRWAASTVGLATRPHPSLAEAEEKLRAAGAQRIVVAPWFLAPGVITDRVAEFARARGFAMAQPLGAHNLVAATVLDRYELALTSVSGTWSVAAPPVAVAQRPGA; encoded by the coding sequence ATGCGGATTGCACGCCTCGTGACCCTGGTGCTGACCGCGCACGGCAGCGCCGACCCTCGTTCGGCGACCGTGACGCGGGCGATCGCCGGGCGGATCCGTCGGATCCGCCCGGATCTGGACGTGCGGGTGGCGTTCTGTGAGCAGAGCTTTCCCGCACTGCCCGACGTGCTCGGTTCGCTGCGCGGGCCTGCGGTGGTGACCCCACTGCTGCTGGCCGACGCCTATCACTCCCGCGTCGACATCCCCGCGTTGATCGCTGCCTCCGGCGTCGAGGCCCGGCAGGCGCCGGTGCTGGGCAATGATCCGGCGCTGCTGGCGGTGTTCCGGCAACGGCTCACCGAGGTGGGAGTGTCCCGGCACGACGACGGCCTCGGGGTGATCGTGGCGGCCGTCGGTTCCTCCGATCCGTCTGCGAACGCCGCGACGGCAGAGGTCGCCCGCCGGGTGGCGTCCGGAACCCGTTGGGCGGCAAGCACTGTCGGCTTGGCCACCCGCCCGCACCCGTCGCTGGCCGAAGCGGAGGAGAAGCTGCGCGCCGCCGGCGCGCAGCGGATCGTCGTCGCCCCGTGGTTTCTGGCCCCCGGGGTGATCACCGACCGGGTGGCCGAGTTCGCCCGCGCCCGCGGCTTCGCGATGGCGCAACCGCTGGGCGCGCACAATCTGGTCGCCGCCACCGTGCTGGACCGCTACGAGCTGGCGCTGACTTCGGTCTCTGGGACTTGGTCGGTCGCGGCGCCGCCTGTTGCGGTCGCTCAGCGTCCTGGCGCCTGA
- a CDS encoding glycoside hydrolase family 15 protein, which yields MSTERDAAEDDDISPPARNPFPPIADYGFLSDCETTALISSAGSVEWMCVPRPDSPSVFAAILDRGAGHFKLAPYGVAVPSARRYLPGGLILETTWQTHTGWLVVREALVMGPWHDVDSRSRTHRRTPMDWDAEHILLRTVRCVSGTVELAMSCEPSFDYHRIPAAWEYSGPAYGEAIARASRNPDEHPELKLTTNLRLGLEGHTALARTRLSEGDNVFVALSWSGNRAPQSFEEAAGKMWRTAECWRQWINVGDFPDHPWRAYLQRSALTLKGLTYSPTGALLAASTTSLPETPHGERNWDYRYAWVRDSTFALWGLYTLGLDREADDFFAFLADVSSGQNGKRHPLQVMYGVGGERSLVEAELPHLSGYDGARPVRIGNGAFDQRQHDIWGTALDSVYLHTKSRDQVPDHLWPMLKDQVEEAIKHWREPDRGIWEVRGEPQHFTSSKIMCWVALDRGAKLAERQGEKSYARQWHKIAADIKNDILANGVDDRGVLTQRYGDPALDASLLLAVLTRFLPPDDPRIRATVLAIADELTEDGLVLRYRVEETDDGLSGEEGTFTICSFWLVSALVEIGEFKQAKHLCERLLSFASPLHLYAEEIDPGTGRHLGNFPQAFTHLALINAVVHVIRAEESSTSDNSGGFQPAHAP from the coding sequence ATGAGCACCGAGCGTGACGCCGCCGAGGACGACGACATTTCGCCGCCGGCCCGCAACCCGTTCCCGCCGATCGCCGATTACGGATTCCTGTCCGACTGCGAGACCACCGCGCTGATCTCTTCGGCGGGGTCGGTGGAGTGGATGTGCGTGCCCCGCCCGGACTCCCCCAGCGTGTTCGCCGCGATCCTGGATCGCGGGGCCGGGCACTTCAAGCTCGCGCCCTACGGGGTGGCGGTGCCCTCGGCCCGGCGGTACCTGCCCGGCGGGCTGATCCTGGAGACCACCTGGCAGACCCACACCGGGTGGCTGGTGGTGCGTGAGGCGCTGGTGATGGGCCCGTGGCACGACGTGGACTCCCGGTCCCGCACGCATCGGCGCACCCCGATGGATTGGGACGCCGAGCACATCCTGCTGCGCACGGTGCGCTGTGTGTCCGGCACGGTCGAGTTGGCGATGAGCTGCGAGCCGTCCTTCGACTACCACCGGATCCCGGCCGCCTGGGAGTACTCCGGCCCGGCGTACGGGGAGGCCATCGCCCGCGCGTCGCGCAATCCCGACGAGCACCCGGAACTGAAGCTGACCACCAACCTGCGGTTGGGGCTGGAGGGGCACACCGCGCTGGCCCGGACCCGGCTCAGCGAGGGCGACAATGTGTTCGTCGCGCTGAGCTGGTCGGGCAATCGGGCGCCGCAGTCCTTCGAGGAGGCGGCCGGCAAGATGTGGCGCACCGCGGAGTGCTGGCGGCAGTGGATCAACGTCGGCGATTTCCCGGACCATCCGTGGCGGGCGTACCTGCAGCGCAGCGCGCTGACGCTGAAGGGGCTGACCTATTCGCCGACCGGCGCGTTGCTGGCGGCGTCCACCACCTCGCTGCCGGAAACCCCGCACGGGGAACGCAATTGGGACTACCGGTACGCCTGGGTGCGCGACTCTACGTTCGCGCTGTGGGGGTTGTACACACTCGGCCTGGACCGCGAGGCCGACGACTTCTTCGCGTTCCTGGCCGATGTGTCCAGCGGGCAGAACGGCAAACGCCATCCGCTGCAGGTGATGTACGGCGTGGGCGGTGAGCGCAGCCTGGTCGAGGCGGAGCTGCCGCACCTGTCCGGCTATGACGGCGCGCGGCCGGTGCGGATCGGCAACGGGGCGTTCGACCAACGCCAGCACGACATCTGGGGCACCGCGCTGGACTCGGTGTACCTGCACACCAAATCCCGCGACCAGGTGCCCGACCACCTGTGGCCGATGCTCAAGGACCAGGTCGAGGAGGCCATCAAGCATTGGCGCGAACCCGACCGCGGCATCTGGGAGGTGCGCGGCGAACCGCAGCACTTCACCTCCAGCAAGATCATGTGCTGGGTGGCGCTGGACCGGGGGGCCAAACTGGCCGAACGCCAGGGTGAGAAGAGCTACGCCCGGCAGTGGCACAAGATCGCCGCCGACATCAAGAACGACATCCTGGCCAACGGCGTCGACGACCGCGGGGTGCTCACCCAGCGCTACGGCGACCCGGCGCTGGACGCCTCGCTGCTGTTGGCGGTGCTGACCCGGTTCCTGCCGCCGGACGACCCGCGGATCCGGGCCACCGTGCTGGCCATCGCCGACGAGCTCACCGAGGACGGCCTGGTGCTGCGGTACCGCGTCGAGGAGACCGACGACGGGTTGTCCGGCGAAGAGGGCACCTTCACCATCTGCTCGTTCTGGCTGGTGTCGGCGCTGGTCGAGATCGGCGAGTTCAAGCAGGCCAAACATCTGTGCGAGCGGCTGCTGAGCTTCGCCAGCCCGCTGCACCTCTACGCCGAGGAGATCGACCCGGGCACCGGCCGGCACCTGGGCAACTTCCCGCAGGCGTTCACCCATCTGGCGCTGATCAACGCGGTGGTGCACGTGATCCGCGCGGAGGAGTCGTCGACCTCGGACAATTCCGGCGGGTTCCAGCCGGCGCACGCGCCGTGA
- a CDS encoding ISL3 family transposase gives MSEPTCLVADTICRTVELGVTITGAAIAEELTWIDCRPVAHDSRCGKCGHEGSLRDHVQRVVTDLPVAGHPTRLRIQVPRFVCGNDDCAMKIFRQKTDQVVAPRAATTRRCARWILQRLAIDKMSISAIAKALKVSWDTVESVAAEVARDLVFGDPHRLDGVRYLGVDEHKWKHRRGQGGADFVTVIVDLTPVIDGTGPARLLDMVAGRSAGVFTDWLQARDPNFRRRIQVVAMDGFAGYRTAAAEALPTARAVMDPFHVVHLAAEKLTVCRQRIQQDTCGHRGRTGDPLFGIRRILLTRTELLSTKQRTKLEAALATHDAHTAVEVTACFYQDLIAAYAHPDRRAGKLAMFTCLKRIRSGLPKGLEELAQLGRSLWRRRAEILAYFDVGISNGPVEAINGRLEHLRGIALGFRNINHYILRALIHSGQIQDRINAL, from the coding sequence ATGTCTGAGCCTACGTGCCTTGTTGCCGACACCATCTGCCGAACCGTCGAACTGGGGGTGACGATCACCGGCGCGGCGATCGCTGAAGAGCTGACCTGGATCGACTGCCGCCCCGTGGCCCACGACAGCAGGTGCGGCAAGTGTGGCCACGAGGGGTCGCTGCGTGATCATGTCCAACGGGTCGTGACCGATCTGCCAGTGGCAGGCCATCCCACCCGACTGCGGATCCAGGTGCCCCGCTTCGTCTGCGGCAACGACGACTGCGCCATGAAGATCTTCCGGCAGAAGACTGACCAGGTTGTTGCACCGAGAGCTGCCACGACACGTCGGTGTGCCCGGTGGATCTTGCAGCGATTGGCCATCGACAAGATGTCGATCTCTGCGATCGCCAAGGCGCTGAAAGTCAGCTGGGACACCGTCGAATCGGTCGCCGCCGAGGTGGCCCGCGACCTGGTCTTCGGTGATCCCCATCGCCTTGACGGGGTCCGCTACCTCGGGGTCGATGAACACAAGTGGAAGCACCGCCGCGGCCAGGGCGGCGCCGATTTCGTTACCGTCATCGTCGATCTGACCCCGGTCATCGACGGCACCGGGCCAGCTCGGTTGTTGGACATGGTCGCCGGGCGTTCGGCTGGGGTGTTCACAGACTGGCTGCAGGCCAGGGACCCGAACTTTCGCCGGCGGATCCAGGTGGTGGCCATGGATGGGTTCGCCGGGTACCGCACCGCGGCCGCCGAAGCACTGCCCACGGCGCGGGCGGTGATGGATCCGTTCCATGTCGTGCATCTAGCCGCCGAGAAGCTCACCGTGTGCCGCCAACGCATCCAACAGGACACCTGCGGGCATCGGGGACGCACCGGGGATCCGTTGTTCGGGATCCGACGAATCCTGTTGACCCGCACTGAATTACTCAGCACCAAGCAGAGAACCAAACTCGAGGCTGCCCTGGCTACCCATGACGCGCACACTGCAGTCGAGGTGACCGCCTGCTTCTACCAAGACCTCATCGCCGCTTACGCTCACCCCGATCGGCGGGCCGGCAAGCTCGCGATGTTCACCTGCCTCAAACGCATCCGCTCCGGCCTACCCAAGGGCCTCGAGGAACTGGCCCAGCTCGGCCGAAGCCTGTGGCGCCGCCGCGCCGAGATCTTGGCCTACTTCGACGTCGGGATCTCCAACGGCCCCGTGGAAGCCATCAACGGCCGCCTGGAACACCTGCGCGGCATCGCCCTGGGATTCCGCAACATCAACCACTACATCCTGCGAGCACTCATCCACTCCGGCCAGATTCAAGACCGCATCAACGCACTCTGA